From the Salarias fasciatus chromosome 16, fSalaFa1.1, whole genome shotgun sequence genome, one window contains:
- the ndufa10 gene encoding NADH dehydrogenase [ubiquinone] 1 alpha subcomplex subunit 10, mitochondrial has protein sequence MALRVFRRLVPPGAAVLGAECPVQKACVHSSSARSLQYGWLAYVLGERTTPRLKHYSKIISVDGNLALGKGALAQKLADKLGMLYMPEPDTFYIDKMTGEKQPLPVKFNGMCSLEKFYLEPNAADGNSYRLQVWMYLMRLLQYSDAIEHLLTTGQGVVLERSPFSDFVFLEAMSKQGYIRKECVQHYNEIKGLSLGEFLPPHLVVYLDVPADEVLKKLKQSSKSYLHNVPLPYLKGIEDSYKKTFLPQIRETSEVLTYDGTQDVEKVAEDIEYLKFEKGPWLEQDDVSYHHLRTLVEDKRAVVSLASIPKFLPEITVGAHDYDELYYAYRSLLGKKYAPGYNADVGDKLIWLK, from the exons ATGGCTCTGCGGGTCTTCCGCCGGCTCGTCCCGCCTGGAGCGGCGGTTCTGGGAGCGGAGTGTCCGGTTCAGAAG GCTTGTGTTCACAGCAGCTCGGCGAGGAGCCTGCAGTACGGCTGGCTGGCGTACGTTCTGGGTGAGAGGACGACTCCGCGGCTGAAGCATTACAGCAAGATCATCAGTGTGGACGGAAACCTGGCGTTGGGGAAAGGAGCGCTGGCTCAGAAACTGGCTGACAAACTGG GGATGCTCTACATGCCCGAGCCCGACACTTTCTACATCGACAAGATGACGGGCGAAAAGCAGCCGCTGCCCGTCAAATTCAACGGGATGTGCAGCCTGGAGAAGTTCTACCTGGAGCCCAACGCCGCCGACGGGAACAGCTACCGGCTGCAGGTGTGGATGTACCTGATGAGGCTGCTGCAGTACTCGGACGCCATCGAGCACCTGCTCACCACAG GACAGGGAGTGGTCCTGGAGCGCTCGCCCTTCAGCGACTTCGTCTTCCTGGAAGCCATGTCCAAGCAGGGCTACATCAGGAAGGAGT gcgtgCAGCACTACAACGAGATCAAAGGCCTGAGCCTGGGCGAGTTCCTGCCTCCACACCTGGTCGTCTACCTGGACGTTCCGGCCGACGAGGTGctgaagaagctgaagcagagcagcaag TCCTACCTCCACAACGTGCCGCTGCCGTACCTGAAGGGCATCGAGGACAGCTACAAGAAGACCTTCCTGCCGCAGATCAG AGAAACGTCGGAGGTTCTGACGTACGACGGGACTCAGGACGTGGAGAAG GTGGCGGAGGACATCGAGTATCTGAAGTTTGAGAAAGGGCCGTGGCTGGAGCAGGACGACGTGAGCTACCACCACCTGAGGACGCT CGTGGAGGACAAACGGGCGGTGGTCAGTCTGGCCTCCATCCCCAAGTTCCTGCCCGAGATCACGGTCGGAGCTCACGACTACGACGAGCTGTACTACGCCTACAGATCG CTCCTGGGGAAGAAGTACGCTCCGGGATACAACGCCGACGTGGGAGACAAGCTCATCTGGCTGAAGTGA